A DNA window from Ornithobacterium rhinotracheale DSM 15997 contains the following coding sequences:
- a CDS encoding lipocalin-like domain-containing protein has product MKKLIIPAMLCSLLAVSCSKDDDNGNKPVVEPPIEKFESLIVGKWKPTAIQIVKSSDGEVVDLGLSSSNECNSKDFNQYTKDGKYIENKYFEQEDSADCKEQVSETTYTIDQLKSTLEIKGLLNPVEQIIKLNREELVLKVLGADYDKDDKADYRIYTYKRIDK; this is encoded by the coding sequence TCTTTTGGCAGTTTCCTGCTCAAAAGATGACGATAATGGCAATAAGCCAGTAGTAGAACCCCCGATCGAGAAATTTGAAAGCCTTATTGTAGGGAAATGGAAGCCTACCGCTATCCAGATTGTGAAAAGTAGTGATGGCGAGGTGGTGGATTTAGGATTGTCCAGCAGCAATGAATGTAACTCTAAGGATTTTAATCAGTACACAAAAGACGGTAAGTACATAGAAAATAAGTATTTTGAACAAGAAGATTCAGCCGATTGCAAAGAGCAAGTTAGTGAAACAACTTATACTATTGATCAACTAAAATCAACATTGGAGATAAAAGGGCTGCTCAATCCCGTAGAACAAATCATCAAGCTGAATAGAGAAGAGCTAGTATTGAAAGTATTAGGAGCAGATTACGACAAAGATGATAAAGCAGATTACAGAATTTATACTTACAAGAGAATTGATAAATAA
- a CDS encoding GlcG/HbpS family heme-binding protein, translating to MQANLNAQSQTKAYLSGDMAMKIAQKAYEEAQKSNHHVTVTVVDASGQTLAVLRDDRAGVHTLRASYKKAYTANSQKRETAEIAKGVKEGKIPEDIRNLDENILIMDGGVPIFIGKEVVGGIGVGGAHGSEDVRIAKAGLSVLNQ from the coding sequence ATGCAGGCAAATCTCAACGCTCAATCGCAGACCAAAGCCTACTTATCGGGCGATATGGCAATGAAAATTGCACAAAAAGCCTATGAGGAAGCCCAAAAAAGCAATCATCATGTAACAGTTACAGTGGTAGATGCTTCGGGGCAAACGCTTGCAGTTTTAAGAGACGATAGAGCAGGAGTGCATACGCTTAGAGCCAGTTACAAGAAAGCCTATACCGCCAATTCTCAAAAAAGAGAAACCGCCGAAATCGCCAAAGGAGTAAAAGAAGGGAAAATACCAGAAGACATCAGAAATCTAGACGAAAATATTTTGATCATGGATGGTGGAGTACCCATCTTTATAGGCAAAGAAGTAGTGGGCGGAATCGGAGTAGGAGGCGCACATGGCAGCGAAGATGTGAGAATTGCCAAAGCTGGATTATCAGTTTTAAATCAATAA
- a CDS encoding GlcG/HbpS family heme-binding protein, producing the protein MKKLIMLSLLILSGVGYAQKNSLSLDKSFSLNQKGALELAEQANIEAEKLDKKVSIAVLNNSGVVVLLLKGDGVGPHNTEASRRKAYTALSTKTPSFILMKKAESSETAKNLNTLPELLLLGGGAPIWSNGELVGSIGISGGGSGENDHAIAQRAIQKMGYSLKK; encoded by the coding sequence ATGAAGAAATTAATTATGTTGTCGTTACTTATACTTTCGGGTGTAGGTTACGCACAAAAAAATAGCTTATCATTAGATAAATCATTTAGTTTAAACCAGAAAGGAGCGTTGGAATTAGCTGAGCAAGCTAATATAGAGGCGGAAAAGCTTGATAAAAAAGTATCAATTGCAGTGTTAAATAATTCAGGTGTGGTGGTTCTACTTCTGAAGGGTGATGGTGTTGGTCCTCATAATACAGAGGCTTCAAGAAGAAAAGCGTATACAGCTCTTTCTACAAAAACACCTAGTTTTATTTTGATGAAAAAAGCAGAGAGTAGTGAAACTGCAAAAAATTTAAATACTCTACCAGAATTATTATTGTTAGGAGGAGGTGCACCCATTTGGAGTAATGGTGAACTAGTTGGCAGTATAGGAATATCTGGAGGAGGAAGTGGTGAAAATGATCATGCCATCGCTCAAAGAGCAATTCAAAAAATGGGGTATTCTTTAAAAAAATAA
- the uraH gene encoding hydroxyisourate hydrolase — protein MKKVIILFALMFASLSFAQQAKYQLSSHILDITQGKPAPGVKIQLSKRASDGTWKVVDEKTTDQNGRIKDFLKEGANVDNRGIYKLTYFTLPYFQSLGQDTFYPFVEVVFEIKDKNHYHVPITLSPYGYSTYRGN, from the coding sequence ATGAAAAAAGTTATCATTCTATTTGCTTTAATGTTTGCGAGTCTAAGTTTCGCTCAACAGGCAAAATATCAGCTATCTAGTCACATATTAGACATTACTCAAGGAAAACCAGCCCCAGGAGTAAAGATTCAACTCTCAAAGAGAGCCTCAGACGGCACTTGGAAAGTTGTAGATGAGAAAACCACCGACCAAAACGGAAGAATCAAAGACTTTTTAAAAGAAGGCGCGAATGTAGACAATAGAGGAATTTATAAATTAACCTATTTCACATTACCTTATTTTCAGTCATTAGGTCAAGACACCTTTTATCCCTTTGTAGAAGTAGTTTTCGAGATAAAAGATAAAAATCATTACCATGTACCGATTACCCTCTCGCCTTATGGCTACTCTACTTATAGAGGGAATTAA
- a CDS encoding transketolase family protein, whose amino-acid sequence MKYTYTEKKDTRSGFGAGLAELGRTNPNVVALCADLIGSLKMDEFIKENPDRFFQVGIAEANMIGIATGLAISGKIPFTGTFAAFSTGRVYDQIRQSVAYSNKNVKIAASHAGLTLGEDGATHQILEDIGMMKMLPGMTVICPCDYNQTKAATIAVAEYDGPVYLRFGRPSWPVFTPADQKFEIGKGQLMIEGSDVTIVATGHLVWEAIVAQDLLEKEGISAEVINIHTIKPLDEEIILKSVAKTGCVVTAEEHNVLGGLGESVSRVLSLNNPVPQEYVAVMDSFGESATPMELMKKYKIDSTAIVEKVKKVLERK is encoded by the coding sequence ATGAAATACACATACACTGAGAAAAAAGATACTCGTTCAGGATTTGGAGCGGGCTTAGCCGAACTAGGAAGAACAAATCCCAATGTTGTAGCACTTTGTGCCGATTTGATAGGTTCCTTAAAAATGGACGAATTTATCAAAGAAAATCCCGATAGATTCTTCCAAGTAGGTATTGCCGAGGCTAATATGATAGGTATCGCAACAGGATTGGCAATCAGTGGTAAAATCCCATTTACAGGAACCTTTGCCGCATTCTCTACAGGGCGTGTTTATGACCAAATTCGTCAATCAGTAGCCTATTCAAACAAAAATGTAAAAATCGCCGCCTCTCATGCAGGGCTCACACTTGGGGAAGACGGAGCTACGCATCAAATCCTCGAAGACATAGGCATGATGAAAATGTTGCCAGGCATGACGGTGATTTGCCCATGTGATTATAACCAAACCAAGGCTGCCACCATTGCCGTAGCAGAATACGACGGACCTGTGTATTTAAGATTCGGGCGTCCTAGTTGGCCAGTATTCACCCCAGCAGATCAAAAATTTGAGATAGGCAAAGGGCAATTAATGATTGAAGGTAGCGATGTTACCATCGTTGCGACTGGGCATTTAGTGTGGGAGGCAATCGTAGCACAAGATTTATTGGAAAAAGAAGGCATTTCTGCCGAAGTTATCAATATCCACACAATCAAGCCACTTGACGAGGAAATTATCTTAAAATCAGTAGCAAAAACAGGTTGTGTAGTAACGGCAGAAGAGCACAATGTGCTTGGCGGTTTGGGCGAAAGCGTTTCTAGAGTATTGTCGTTAAACAATCCAGTGCCACAAGAATATGTAGCCGTGATGGACAGCTTTGGAGAAAGTGCAACCCCAATGGAATTGATGAAAAAATACAAAATCGATAGCACTGCCATTGTAGAAAAAGTGAAAAAAGTCTTAGAAAGAAAATAG
- a CDS encoding CopD family protein translates to MFKLALMLHVLGAAIWVGGHLVLLFGYVPKAVKNKDCSIIEGFESKYEPIGVPALIIQIITGIYMAFFYFDYKFMSFSNGLERAVNVKVILLLCIFALAIHARFFIIPKLNKNNLMPMIYHIVGVNIISVLMLIIGVLFRFGGI, encoded by the coding sequence ATGTTTAAACTAGCATTGATGCTACATGTCTTGGGAGCCGCTATTTGGGTAGGGGGACATTTAGTTTTACTATTTGGCTATGTGCCCAAGGCCGTGAAAAACAAAGATTGTAGCATTATCGAAGGATTTGAAAGCAAATACGAGCCCATAGGCGTTCCTGCATTAATCATTCAGATCATCACGGGGATTTACATGGCATTTTTCTATTTTGATTACAAATTTATGTCGTTTAGCAATGGGCTGGAGCGAGCAGTAAATGTCAAAGTCATATTATTGCTGTGTATTTTTGCATTAGCCATTCATGCAAGGTTTTTTATCATTCCCAAACTCAATAAAAACAATTTAATGCCCATGATTTATCACATAGTTGGGGTAAATATCATCAGTGTTTTAATGCTAATTATCGGGGTTTTGTTTAGATTTGGAGGAATTTAG